A genomic window from Diorhabda sublineata isolate icDioSubl1.1 chromosome 8, icDioSubl1.1, whole genome shotgun sequence includes:
- the LOC130448104 gene encoding tigger transposable element-derived protein 4-like, with amino-acid sequence MSKRKSLTIEEKANIIWRLQEGESNTMLSKEFGVSHSTISTVWANKEKIRRCFEEESFLVKKVRRTQHTDLDKALLQWFKQHREKNVPINGPILLTKAREFSAMLNKDFQPDPSWVQRFRNRHNIVFAKMSGESADVPAGVKDHWLGNVWPKIREGYVDEEIFNCDETGLFYKLTPDKTFKFLGEKCSGGKHSKDRVTVLVAANLTGSVKKKLVVIGKSKNSRCFKNVKNLPVQYEHNIRSWMTSQLFEKLLREWDGELRRENKKILLLVDNCPAHPHVASLKCIKLVFLPANTTSVLQPMDQGVIKALKVNFRKLLVLKMIDNIEKNIEHNVHLLQAIVMVSKAWDIVDCDTIRNCFRHGGFLSSDNSESNSTSKIWRIGQKILIYLPKWG; translated from the coding sequence ATGTCCAAAAGAAAATCGTTGACAATTGAAGAAAAAGCAAACATTATTTGGAGACTGCAAGAAGGTGAGTCTAATACGATGTTATCTAAAGAGTTCGGCGTTTCCCACTCAACGATATCCACTGTGTGggcaaacaaagaaaaaataagacgTTGTTTTGAAGAGGAATCTTTTTTGGTTAAGAAAGTTAGAAGGACTCAGCACACCGATCTAGACAAAGCCTTACTTCAATGGTTTAAACAGCACAGGGAGAAAAACGTTCCTATTAACGGTCCGATTTTACTTACAAAAGCACGAGAATTTTCCGCAATGCTGAACAAAGATTTCCAACCCGACCCATCGTGGGTTCAGAGATTTCGTAATCGCCATAATATCGTCTTCGCAAAAATGTCAGGTGAATCGGCAGATGTCCCTGCAGGGGTGAAGGATCATTGGCTTGGTAACGTTTGGCCGAAAATTCGCGAAGGCTACGTGGATGAAGAAATCTTCAACTGCGACGAAACCGGGCTATTTTACAAACTCACTCCTGACAAAACTTTCAAGTTTTTGGGCGAGAAATGCTCTGGTGGAAAACACTCGAAAGACCGTGTCACCGTTCTAGTTGCGGCTAATTTGACAGGGAGtgttaaaaaaaagttagtGGTCATCGGAAAATCAAAAAACTCGCGGTGTTTCAAAAACGTGAAGAACCTACCAGTGCAATATGAACACAATATAAGGTCATGGATGACATCCCAGTTGTTTGAAAAACTTTTGCGCGAGTGGGATGGAGAGCTAAGAAgggaaaacaagaaaattttactcTTAGTTGATAATTGCCCAGCACATCCTCATGTGGCATCTCTAAAATGCATAAAATTAGTTTTCCTGCCAGCAAACACTACATCTGTGCTTCAACCAATGGACCAAGGGGTCATAAAGGCACTAAAAGTTAACTTCAGGAAGCTATTGGTATTGAAAATGATcgacaatattgaaaaaaatattgaacataacGTTCATTTGCTACAAGCAATAGTAATGGTCTCAAAAGCTTGGGATATAGTGGACTGTGACACAATAAGAAATTGTTTCCGTCATGGAGGATTTCTTAGCTCTGATAACTCAGAATCCAATTCAACGTCGAAAATCTGGCGGATTGGgcagaaaatattaatttacctCCCGAAATGGggataa